In Bacteroides cellulosilyticus, the genomic stretch TGAAGTGAGTTAACCAGGTATTCAGTAGAACCGGTAGTTTCATTTCAAGATTATTATCCGGCAGTTGTATGTAGCATGAACCTTTTATTTCATTGAGAACCGTATTCAACTCGTTGGATGTATCGATTAATTGCCTGAATATATTTTCATTAGACTGCTGGAATGCGTTCCAGTCAATACTGATTTTATTTGCAAATTGATTCAGAACTTCCGCAAATGGCTGTTGAACGATTGCTGCGTATTCCGATAAAGTGTTGTAAATTATCGGAAGATTCTTAAGTATAGAATCAATATCATCCCATTTCTCTTTGCTCTTTCTTCCTAAGAAGCCGAAAGAAGATGATAATTCGGAAGATTGTTCCTGAATGATTTTATTATTCTTTTGATAAGCATTTAGCTTTTCTAACAGGCTTGGTATTTGTACCGCTTGCAAACTCGTATTGTAAAGTTTGAGTTTTTTCAAATAAGAACGTTTGGCAAAGAATTTGGGTAAGAACCATTTCAATTCGATAGCTTTCCACTCTTGCTGAAGGGCAAATGCATTTTCTTCTAGAATTTGGGGTGCGTAGTCTTTGCCTAGTTCGGTTTGTAACTGATCTCGTTTACGACCGGACAGGACAACGTTTTTCCATTCTTCTATCAAGTCGGTATTACCACCCATTTCCAATAACGTTTTATTCAGATATGGGATGGATAGAAGCTGGGTACACATCTTGCCCATCCAATTGATCACATCCCAATTATCAGGTATCGAGATTCCCAGACTATTTGAAAGCAACTTTCTGTTAGCGGTAATCGAAGTGAATAAATTTATAAAGCGCCTGATTCCGGCCTGTAGTTTCTGAGAGCTTTCTATGGAAGTATCGTATGGTTCCAGTCCCTTTAACGGGTGGTCTTGCGGATGCCCTGTTATCTGAAAAACTGTATCCAGTTCTTGGATCTTTTCGTAAAAGTCTGTCAGTTGATTCTTGGTGATGGAGGGCAACAGAGAAAAGTCGATAGACAATTCATCTCCCTGTATTGATAAATAGTTTGTAATGCAATCGTAGAGAGAGAAACCGGAAACATGGGGGTGATGCAATGCTTCCATATAATCGATTAATTTCTTTCTACGCTCAAATAATTGCATTGAAGTGCTTTCAAACTCGACTGGAGACTGAATGTGAATGACTTCTATAGCTTTCTGAAGCTGAGCTAGAAAATGGGATTTAGTGACTTTATTGGAATGTAGTTCCAGACAGAACGGATCTAATCCTATCTTGGTCAGACGGTTTTGTACAACAGAAAGTGCCGCCATTTTTTCTGCTACAAACAGCACACGCTTTCCTTTGTACAGGGCATTGGCTATCATATTAGTAATGGTCTGCGATTTGCCGGTTCCCGGAGGGCCATGCAATATGAAGCTCTTTCCTTCTCCTGATTCAATGACGGCTTCCAGCTGCGAAGAATCAACATCAACAGGAATGGCAAAATGGATAGGTTCAAGATTTCTATCTATTTCTCTGGCGTCAATCTCCGGAGTCGTATCCTGCCATTGAATACGATTTTCCATCAGACTGGCTATAATGGCATTTTCTTTCAATTTGTCTGCATTGGTATGAATATCGTTCCACATGACAAACTTGTTGAATGAGAATAGCCCCAACATGGATTCTTCCACTACATCCCAACCTTTCATATTGCGGATGCAGGTGCGAATTGTAGCGAATATCTTTTTCACGTCTACGCCGCTGTCGTCTTTCGGCAACGGATTCAGCCCAGAAAGATTAACGCTAAACTGTTGTTTCAATAGTTCGACGAGCGTTATATTCAATATAATTTCTTCATCTCTGGTGCGAATGATATATCCACTTGAGCCTCCACGACGCACAATATCTACCGGTAATAGCAAGATAGGAGCAAAGCGTGGTTTTACACTCTTAGGAGACTCGTACCACTTCAAGATTCCTAAAACGAGGAATAGTGAATTGGCACCATTTTCTTCAATGGCGGTTCGCGATGTACGGTATACAAATTTGAGTGAATTCTGTAGTTCGCTTTCTGTCAGATAAGAACGGAGTTTTTTGTTTCTCAGCTCGCTGATTACTAATTCTTCCAAATTCTCTTTCCATAAAGAAGAATCATAGAGCCCTGTCTCACCCGGTTCTATTTTACTTTTAGCAGGACTGGATAATATCTGGTAGTTTTCTCCGGCTTGCAGATGATCTTCCAGATGATCAATTTCGAAAGATATGAATGGTATAACTCTTCTGCCAAGCCGGATGTTGATCAGATTATTGCGTAAAGAAAAGTCCAGTAGTTTTCTTTCCCAAATAATCTGCTTGGTTATTTCATCCTTGCTGTCCTCCAGCTTTATTTCATACCGGTCCAGTTGGTGTATTCTTTGGGTTACATTCTCATGTTCTATTCCACTGTTTTCTATTTGCCATTCACCGTTATGGTTTATGCGTTGTGGCAATGGACGGATTTTATCCAGTCTGCACCTATATACATCAATAAACAGCTCGAATCTGTTTTCTTCTTTGAGTTCTCTCTGAGCCATTGCAGCAGCTTCTTCAAATGAAATATTTTGAGAAGATGCCAGTGCGGTTGTCTCTACTAATACAATGTCGCTGATACCATTTGCACTCCCTTTGAGTAGAAAGGAAGCATCATCGCCTACGGTTTGATGATAAATATCTTCTGTAAGCCATGCACCTACCAATATATGTCCTTTCAACAAGACTAAAAGAGGATGAATGCCATTGGCTTCCAGACAGGAAGCATAGAGTAAAGTCAGGTCTATACATGTACCTAGTTTGCTGGTGAGTACATTATCTACCAAGCGGATACGCTGCCCCGAAGTTTCAAAGCTAGCTGGAACCGTAGAATATATTAAAGACTCAGACCGGAGAGCTTCATAAATAGCAGCTACCTGTGCACGTACTCGGTTGGGGTCCTGTGTCTGATACTCGTCTAAGGCAGAGTTTCCGGTCCACTTTTCGAGGAATTGTGAGGCTTTTACGCTTATTCTTGAAAGTATGGGATGATTGGGAGTAACAAATGTAGCTAAGAGTTCGGGCATAATCCTGGAACCAGTCCACTGATCGTATGCCATCAGTTTGATGGGAAATGTTTGCTGATGGGCTATCTCACCGGAAATCATAATAACCAGATGAAAGATAGTATCGATGCCTTCTGTCAATTCGATTAATTTTTCACTTTCAGGTGATATTTCCAGGTTGTTGATTTGAATGTTCTGTCCGTGCGGAATAACTTCGAGAATACTCTCTGAGTGCTTAATAAGTTCTCCATCTATCGAAACTTTGATATTGTTCCAATCGACTTCATCACTGTTCATTAGTTCGCAGAAATTGCATGAAGGCACATGGTTGTGTATCATTGCATAATTGATGCATGGCAGGTATTCCAGGTGGATTGTTCCATTGAAGGTGCCTGTAATTGTGTTGTCGTTTCCCATTGTTGTTATAGAATTTAACTGATAAAAGAGGTGATCCCATAATATCATTCCCGGATTCAAAGTTATAAATATTATGCTAATAATCTATACTTTATTTATAATTTAGTGAGATATTTGTCGCCTATTTAGTTCAAAAAGGATTCACCCTATTGTTCATTGTGCTGATTTTTGTGATATTTGCAACGCTTTAGAACAAAAATCACTGTTGAATTGTTTAATAACTGACAAATTTTATATCTATATGTATATTACTCTCATTGTTTTATTCCTTTCTGCGATATTCTTTATGAGTGGCAAAGTGCGTTCGGATTTGGTGGCGCTTTGTGCTTTGGTGTTACTAATTATATTCGGTATTCTAACTCCGGAGGAAGCATTGACCGGTTTCTCCAATTCCGTCGTGATCATGATGATAGGATTGTTCGTTGTGGGCGGTGCCATTTTTCAGACGGGTTTGGCGAAAATGATCAGTAGTCGTATCCTAAAATTAGCCGGTGATAGCGAATTAAAGCTTTTTATTCTTATTGTACTGGTGACTGCCTTCATCGGCGCTTTTGTCAGCAATACCGGAACGGTAGCTTTGATGCTTCCTATTGTTGTCAGTATGGCTATGGGAACACAGATTAATGTCAGTCGTCTGCTGATGCCGCTTGCATTTGCCAGTAGTATGGGAGGTATGATGACACTTATCGGTACACCACCGAACCTTGTAATTCAGGAAGCACTGACTTCTGCTGGATATGCGCCCCTTACTTTTTTCTCATTTACTCCTGTCGGACTGGTTTGTGTAGCTGTCGGATTGGTGATACTGATTCCATTGAGCAAAATTTTCCTGACTAAGAAAGGCGATAAGGATCGTAAGGGCAAAAAGAATAAATCACTGAAAGAGCTGGCAGGAGAGTACCAACTGTTCCAAAACTTGTGTCGGGTACGAGTGGAGAGTAGATCCCCTTTAACTGGAAAGACCATACAGGAACTGGGTATTCCACAACGTTATAATGTGGGTATAATGGAGGTTCGCCGTCAGTCATCTTCTTCGCGCCGTCATTTCTTTAAGACGATGAGTCAGGAAATGGCCGCTGCTGATACCATTATTCAGGAGAATGATATTCTGTATGTACTGGGCGATTTTACGAATGTGGAGCGCTTTGCAGAAGAAAATACATTGAAGTTACTGGATACGCATGATGCAGAAGGCACCGTAGAATCAAAGAGTGATGAACTTGAATTCACAGAAATCGGTATTGCTGAAATTGTATTGATGCCTGCTTCTAACCTGGTCAATAAGCCGGTAAAGGATTCTGGTTTCAGAGAGAAATATGGGGTGAATATTCTGGGTATCCAACGCAAACGTCAGTATATCCTAAAGAATCTGAAGGATGAAAAGATGCATTCGGGAGATGTGCTGTTGGTGCAAGGAACATGGGAGAATATAGCGCGTTTGAGTGAAGATCCCTCTGATTGGGTAGTACTCGGACAACCGCTTGCTGAGGCTGCCAAAGTAACCCTGAATCATAAAGCACCTGTTGCTGCCATTATCATGTTGGGAATGGTGGTAATGATGATGTTCGATTTCATCCCTGTCGCTCCGGTAACGGCAGTAATGATTGCAGGTTTGCTGATGGTGCTTACCGGCTGTTTCCGAAATGTGGAAGCGGCATATAAAACTATTAACTGGGAAAGTATTGTTCTGATTGCCGCTATGTTGCCTATGTCGTTGGCGCTGGAAAAGACCGGAGCTTCCGAATTGGTGTCCCAATCGCTGGTAAACGGGCTAGGTAGTTACGGACCTTATGTGTTATTAGCTGGTATTTATTTCACCACTTCGCTGATGACTATGTTTATTAGTAATACGGCTACGGCAGTACTTCTTGCACCGATTGCGCTTCAGTCTGCCATACAGTTGGATTTGAGTCCGTATCCATTCCTATTTGCCGTAACCGTGGCAGCCAGTATGTGTTTTGCTTCTCCGTTCTCAACTCCGCCCAATGCATTGGTGATGCCTGCAGGACGTTATACATTCATGGATTATGTTAAAGTAGGTTTGCCTTTACAGATAATTATGGGAATTGTGATGATCTTTGTGCTCCCGTTATTGTTCCCGTTTTAAAATAACTAAAGTATAAGATCGATGAAAGTAGTAAAGAGTTTGATTTTTATCCTGTTTGCCCTTTGCAGTTTATCGGGCAAAGCACAGGAAGTAGCTGCCGATAGCACCGGCTACATTGTAAGAGTAGGGGAGATGGCTCCCAACTTTACCATTACCCTGACAGACGGTAAGAAAGTTACCCTTTCCGAACTTCGTGGAAAGGCAGTGATGTTACAGTTCACTGCCAGTTGGTGTGGGGTATGCCGCAAAGAGATGCCTTTCATAGAAAAAGATATCTGGCTGAAACACAAAGATAATTCAGCATTTGCTCTTATTGGTATAGACCGTGATGAGCCGTTGGACAAAGTGATTGCATTCGGCAAATCAACCGGTGTTACTTATCCTTTGGGATTAGATCCCGGTGCAGATATCTTTGCCAAATATGCGCTTCGTAATGCCGGCATTACCCGCAATGTACTGATTGATAAAGACGGGCGCATTGTGATGCTGACCCGCTTGTACAATGAGGAGGAATTTGCCGCATTAACGAAGAAGATAGATGAAATGCTGGCAAAGAAATAATAAACAGAAAGTCCGGGTTGACCTTATTTCAAGGTCAACTTGGCTAAATAATCGTAATGCTTTCCCTCTTTTACCAACTCCGCTTGGAAACCATTTTCGGCTGCATAAAGACTGAGTGTCTGGAAATCAATGTAAAGCCAGTCGAATGACTCTCCCAGAATATCCTTATATTGCATCTGGAAGTCTATTTCTCCATAATAGTCACCTGCCAGATCGATCACAAAACTTCCGTCTTCTTCCTCAAACAGATAGCGCAGATCACTGGAGTCCATAAAGATGCAGCCGCTGGGTTGTAGCAGTTGCTTCATTCTTTTGAAGAAGGCAG encodes the following:
- a CDS encoding DUF3320 domain-containing protein, with the translated sequence MGNDNTITGTFNGTIHLEYLPCINYAMIHNHVPSCNFCELMNSDEVDWNNIKVSIDGELIKHSESILEVIPHGQNIQINNLEISPESEKLIELTEGIDTIFHLVIMISGEIAHQQTFPIKLMAYDQWTGSRIMPELLATFVTPNHPILSRISVKASQFLEKWTGNSALDEYQTQDPNRVRAQVAAIYEALRSESLIYSTVPASFETSGQRIRLVDNVLTSKLGTCIDLTLLYASCLEANGIHPLLVLLKGHILVGAWLTEDIYHQTVGDDASFLLKGSANGISDIVLVETTALASSQNISFEEAAAMAQRELKEENRFELFIDVYRCRLDKIRPLPQRINHNGEWQIENSGIEHENVTQRIHQLDRYEIKLEDSKDEITKQIIWERKLLDFSLRNNLINIRLGRRVIPFISFEIDHLEDHLQAGENYQILSSPAKSKIEPGETGLYDSSLWKENLEELVISELRNKKLRSYLTESELQNSLKFVYRTSRTAIEENGANSLFLVLGILKWYESPKSVKPRFAPILLLPVDIVRRGGSSGYIIRTRDEEIILNITLVELLKQQFSVNLSGLNPLPKDDSGVDVKKIFATIRTCIRNMKGWDVVEESMLGLFSFNKFVMWNDIHTNADKLKENAIIASLMENRIQWQDTTPEIDAREIDRNLEPIHFAIPVDVDSSQLEAVIESGEGKSFILHGPPGTGKSQTITNMIANALYKGKRVLFVAEKMAALSVVQNRLTKIGLDPFCLELHSNKVTKSHFLAQLQKAIEVIHIQSPVEFESTSMQLFERRKKLIDYMEALHHPHVSGFSLYDCITNYLSIQGDELSIDFSLLPSITKNQLTDFYEKIQELDTVFQITGHPQDHPLKGLEPYDTSIESSQKLQAGIRRFINLFTSITANRKLLSNSLGISIPDNWDVINWMGKMCTQLLSIPYLNKTLLEMGGNTDLIEEWKNVVLSGRKRDQLQTELGKDYAPQILEENAFALQQEWKAIELKWFLPKFFAKRSYLKKLKLYNTSLQAVQIPSLLEKLNAYQKNNKIIQEQSSELSSSFGFLGRKSKEKWDDIDSILKNLPIIYNTLSEYAAIVQQPFAEVLNQFANKISIDWNAFQQSNENIFRQLIDTSNELNTVLNEIKGSCYIQLPDNNLEMKLPVLLNTWLTHFNKIKDWGQWCIRKRELESLHLTVVINYITDKHKSGSEASDAYMKGVYHQLALKTVDADETLRLFNGLLFEEMISKYKQLTIDFQELSKKELYCRLAAKIPSLTMEAASSSEIGILKRNISNGGRGTSIRRIIDQIPTLLPKLCPCMLMSPISVAQYIDLDAEKFDLVIFDEASQMPTSEAVGAIARGNALVVVGDPKQMPPTSFFSSSQVDEEEAEFDDMESILDDCISLSIPFRYLTWHYRSKHESLIAFSNSQYYNGKLYTFPSVDDRISKVRLVQVDGTYDKGRTRSNHAEAEAIVKEILNRLRTSEVPKKSIGVVSFSQVQQNLIEDMLIEELNKYPELEEKAFQSNEPIFIKNLENVQGDERDIILFSIGYGPDRNGNVSMNFGPLNNQGGERRLNVAVSRARYEMIIFSTLRSEQIDLKRTKSKGVEGLKRFLEFAERGTSPIPAIQLQNLQQSNLITLIAQELTQRGYKVDTLVGRSNFKVDLAIVNPLQPDTYILGILCDGRNYYETKTTRDREIVQPNVLQMLHWNVMRVWSVDWFEHKENVVERIIKKLEDLKNTKVEKQPPLPTENNVLKTFSIENEPVVELVNNREREYTFADLPNIGYSTDIDTVMASSYQVKKQLQQIVKIEQPITNTLLYKRILRIWNLTRVTTRLQVFIDSLLEDAYKDPLSGDTIIYWEDKEKAKDCDFYRINSKRDILDIPILEVMSAARYAIEQQISMPTEDLKRLTSQLLGFSRKGNNLDMVTEHTIQLLIDKGIFSHANGMVSMNN
- a CDS encoding SLC13 family permease gives rise to the protein MYITLIVLFLSAIFFMSGKVRSDLVALCALVLLIIFGILTPEEALTGFSNSVVIMMIGLFVVGGAIFQTGLAKMISSRILKLAGDSELKLFILIVLVTAFIGAFVSNTGTVALMLPIVVSMAMGTQINVSRLLMPLAFASSMGGMMTLIGTPPNLVIQEALTSAGYAPLTFFSFTPVGLVCVAVGLVILIPLSKIFLTKKGDKDRKGKKNKSLKELAGEYQLFQNLCRVRVESRSPLTGKTIQELGIPQRYNVGIMEVRRQSSSSRRHFFKTMSQEMAAADTIIQENDILYVLGDFTNVERFAEENTLKLLDTHDAEGTVESKSDELEFTEIGIAEIVLMPASNLVNKPVKDSGFREKYGVNILGIQRKRQYILKNLKDEKMHSGDVLLVQGTWENIARLSEDPSDWVVLGQPLAEAAKVTLNHKAPVAAIIMLGMVVMMMFDFIPVAPVTAVMIAGLLMVLTGCFRNVEAAYKTINWESIVLIAAMLPMSLALEKTGASELVSQSLVNGLGSYGPYVLLAGIYFTTSLMTMFISNTATAVLLAPIALQSAIQLDLSPYPFLFAVTVAASMCFASPFSTPPNALVMPAGRYTFMDYVKVGLPLQIIMGIVMIFVLPLLFPF
- a CDS encoding TlpA family protein disulfide reductase yields the protein MKVVKSLIFILFALCSLSGKAQEVAADSTGYIVRVGEMAPNFTITLTDGKKVTLSELRGKAVMLQFTASWCGVCRKEMPFIEKDIWLKHKDNSAFALIGIDRDEPLDKVIAFGKSTGVTYPLGLDPGADIFAKYALRNAGITRNVLIDKDGRIVMLTRLYNEEEFAALTKKIDEMLAKK